Proteins found in one Geomonas subterranea genomic segment:
- a CDS encoding alpha-ketoacid dehydrogenase subunit beta, translating into MAQLNMVQAINLALAQEMERDDRVLLLGEDVGRDGGVFRVTEGLLERFGADRVLDTPLCESGIMGAAIGMAAYGLRPVPEIQFMGFTYSAFEQLFAHAARLRSRSRGRYSCPMVVRTPYGGGIKAPELHEESTEALFCQVPGLKVVVPSGPYVAKGLLVAALRDPDPVLFLEPTRLYRLLREEVPDGEYLVELGRARVARQGGSVTVVAWGSMLERVLKAVEGYDAEVLDLLTLNPFDSEAIVASVQKTGRLVIVHEAAKTCGFGAEIAATVAEEAILHLRAPILRVTAPDVPVPLAKLIDHYLPDVQQIRSALDEVLQY; encoded by the coding sequence ATGGCTCAGCTGAACATGGTACAGGCGATCAACCTGGCGCTCGCCCAGGAGATGGAACGCGACGACCGGGTGCTCCTGCTGGGCGAGGACGTCGGGCGGGACGGCGGCGTGTTCCGGGTCACCGAGGGGCTCCTGGAGCGGTTCGGCGCTGACCGCGTGCTGGACACCCCCCTGTGCGAGTCCGGCATCATGGGGGCGGCCATCGGCATGGCGGCCTACGGCCTGCGTCCGGTGCCGGAAATTCAGTTCATGGGCTTCACCTATTCCGCATTCGAACAGCTCTTCGCCCATGCCGCGCGGCTGCGTTCCCGTTCCCGCGGCCGCTACAGCTGCCCCATGGTGGTCCGCACCCCTTACGGCGGCGGGATCAAGGCGCCTGAACTGCACGAGGAGAGCACCGAGGCGCTGTTTTGCCAGGTGCCGGGGCTGAAGGTGGTGGTGCCGTCCGGCCCCTACGTCGCCAAGGGGCTTTTGGTGGCGGCGCTGCGCGACCCCGACCCCGTGCTGTTCCTGGAGCCCACCCGGCTGTACCGGCTCCTGCGCGAGGAGGTGCCGGATGGGGAATATCTGGTGGAGTTGGGGCGGGCCCGGGTGGCGCGACAGGGTGGCTCGGTCACCGTGGTGGCGTGGGGGAGCATGCTGGAGCGGGTGCTGAAGGCGGTGGAGGGGTACGACGCGGAGGTGCTCGATCTGCTGACCTTGAACCCTTTCGACAGCGAGGCCATCGTCGCCTCCGTTCAGAAGACCGGGCGGCTGGTGATCGTGCACGAAGCCGCGAAGACCTGCGGTTTTGGCGCCGAGATAGCGGCTACCGTCGCCGAGGAGGCGATCCTGCACCTGCGCGCTCCCATCCTGCGGGTCACCGCGCCGGACGTCCCGGTGCCGCTGGCCAAGCTGATCGACCACTACCTGCCTGATGTACAGCAAATTAGGTCTGCCCTCGACGAGGTGCTGCAGTACTAG
- the pdhA gene encoding pyruvate dehydrogenase (acetyl-transferring) E1 component subunit alpha — MPELILADFHVKRLQVLNEKGEADPELLPELSDAQMWRMYELMLLARIFDERAVALQREGRIGTYPPIRGQEAAQVGSAFALTGKDWLFPSFREMGAHLTLGYPVAQLLQYWGGDERAQKAPPQLNIFPFCVAVGSQIPQAAGAALAARYRRDPVAVVTYFGDGATSKGDFHEGMNLAGVFNLPLVFICQNNQWAISIPLKGQTASASLAQKAIAYGFEGVQVDGNDVFAVYRATRQAVEKARSGAGPTFIECLTYRMADHTTADDAGRYRSAEEVAYWEERDPILRLERFMEGRGLWNPQKRDEAAARGAAIVDAGVAEMEALSPPAAAELFEDVLATLTPRQAGQRKVR, encoded by the coding sequence ATGCCGGAACTGATACTTGCCGATTTCCACGTGAAGCGCCTGCAGGTCCTGAACGAGAAGGGGGAGGCGGACCCGGAGTTGCTGCCGGAACTCTCCGACGCCCAGATGTGGCGCATGTACGAGCTGATGCTGCTCGCGCGCATCTTCGACGAGCGCGCCGTGGCCCTGCAGCGGGAGGGGCGCATCGGCACCTATCCCCCGATCCGGGGGCAGGAGGCGGCCCAGGTGGGAAGCGCCTTCGCCCTTACCGGCAAGGACTGGCTTTTCCCCTCCTTCCGGGAGATGGGCGCGCACCTGACGCTTGGGTACCCGGTCGCGCAACTGTTGCAATACTGGGGTGGCGATGAGCGGGCCCAGAAGGCGCCGCCGCAGCTGAATATATTCCCCTTCTGCGTCGCCGTCGGAAGCCAGATCCCGCAGGCGGCGGGAGCCGCGCTCGCCGCGCGCTACCGGCGCGATCCGGTGGCGGTGGTCACCTACTTTGGCGACGGTGCCACCTCCAAGGGAGACTTCCACGAGGGGATGAACCTCGCCGGGGTCTTCAACCTCCCCCTGGTCTTCATCTGCCAGAACAACCAGTGGGCCATCTCCATCCCCCTCAAGGGACAGACCGCCTCCGCATCCCTGGCGCAAAAGGCGATCGCCTACGGGTTCGAGGGGGTGCAGGTGGACGGCAACGACGTCTTCGCCGTGTACCGGGCCACCCGCCAGGCGGTAGAAAAGGCCAGAAGCGGCGCCGGTCCCACCTTCATCGAATGCCTCACCTACCGCATGGCCGACCACACCACCGCCGATGACGCCGGGCGCTACCGCTCGGCCGAAGAGGTCGCCTACTGGGAGGAGCGCGACCCCATCCTGCGCCTGGAGCGCTTTATGGAGGGACGCGGGCTCTGGAACCCGCAGAAGCGGGATGAGGCAGCGGCCCGGGGTGCCGCCATAGTCGACGCCGGGGTGGCGGAGATGGAGGCGCTCTCCCCGCCGGCCGCGGCGGAACTCTTCGAAGACGTCCTCGCGACGCTCACCCCGCGCCAGGCGGGGCAAAGGAAGGTGCGCTGA
- a CDS encoding TVP38/TMEM64 family protein: MNLKKILIVLAASLAVALFFYLDLQRFLTLDALKANREFLAGYYAQHRGASVALFMAIYILQTALSLPGAAVLSLAAGAIFGVLAGTVYAVCAATIGATLAFLVTRYLLRDMVAGRFGARLEGLNRELERRGWNYLLFLRLVPLFPFFLINLAAGLTRLPLRVFVLGTLAGIIPGGFVFVNAGASLATINSLADVASPRVLGSFALLGLFAMVPVLYARLKQRHNRF; this comes from the coding sequence ATGAACCTGAAAAAGATCCTGATCGTCCTCGCCGCCTCCCTCGCGGTGGCCCTGTTCTTCTACCTCGACCTGCAGCGCTTCCTCACCCTGGATGCTCTCAAGGCGAACCGGGAGTTCCTCGCCGGGTATTACGCTCAACACCGGGGGGCGAGCGTCGCCCTCTTCATGGCGATCTACATCCTGCAGACCGCCCTTTCCCTCCCCGGCGCGGCCGTCCTGTCGCTGGCGGCTGGTGCCATCTTCGGTGTGCTCGCCGGCACCGTCTACGCGGTGTGCGCCGCCACCATCGGCGCCACGCTGGCGTTTCTCGTCACCCGGTACCTGCTCAGGGACATGGTAGCCGGCCGCTTCGGCGCCCGGCTGGAAGGGCTTAACCGGGAGCTGGAGCGGCGGGGGTGGAACTACCTGCTGTTTTTAAGGCTCGTGCCGCTCTTTCCCTTCTTCCTGATCAACCTGGCCGCGGGGCTCACCCGCCTGCCGCTGCGCGTCTTTGTCCTCGGGACCCTGGCCGGCATCATCCCCGGGGGCTTCGTCTTCGTCAACGCGGGTGCGAGCCTTGCCACCATAAACTCCCTTGCCGACGTCGCCTCGCCGCGCGTTCTCGGCTCCTTCGCGCTGTTGGGGCTCTTCGCCATGGTTCCGGTCCTGTACGCGAGGCTGAAACAGCGGCACAACCGCTTTTGA